From a region of the Aeoliella mucimassa genome:
- the cas2 gene encoding CRISPR-associated endonuclease Cas2, giving the protein MPLSKYRAMWLVAMFDLPVTTKSARKAYAEFRRTLLERGFTMLQYSVYARYCVSEEASETHRRYLSRTLPSEGQVRFMAITDHQFGKMEVYFGKKRATTEQPPDQMLLF; this is encoded by the coding sequence ATGCCCTTATCCAAGTACCGAGCTATGTGGCTGGTGGCGATGTTCGATTTGCCGGTTACCACCAAATCGGCCCGCAAGGCGTATGCCGAGTTTCGGCGGACACTGCTTGAGCGGGGGTTTACCATGCTGCAGTACTCGGTTTACGCCCGGTATTGTGTGAGCGAAGAGGCAAGCGAGACCCACCGCCGCTATTTGTCGCGGACCTTACCCAGCGAGGGTCAGGTCCGTTTTATGGCGATTACGGACCATCAATTCGGAAAAATGGAGGTCTATTTTGGAAAAAAAAGGGCCACGACCGAGCAACCTCCTGATCAAATGCTCCTTTTCTAA
- a CDS encoding transposase, translated as MDEQAKRQRPTYSDEFKRDAVRLVVEEGYSFKAACEAVGVCDATLRAWHAKLAPPPEPCGDDATVEEMRAEIARLRKQLKRTELEREILKKATAYFAKEST; from the coding sequence ATGGACGAGCAAGCGAAGCGGCAGCGGCCGACGTATAGCGATGAGTTCAAGCGAGACGCGGTGCGACTGGTAGTTGAGGAAGGTTATTCGTTCAAGGCAGCCTGCGAGGCGGTGGGGGTATGCGATGCCACGCTGCGGGCCTGGCACGCCAAATTGGCTCCCCCGCCGGAGCCGTGCGGTGACGACGCCACGGTCGAGGAGATGCGAGCCGAGATCGCTCGGCTCCGCAAACAACTCAAGCGGACCGAACTGGAACGAGAAATCCTAAAAAAAGCCACGGCGTACTTTGCGAAGGAGTCGACATGA
- a CDS encoding IS3 family transposase produces MKYAWISEHRDSFPVALMCQLLQVSRSGYYDSVDRPRSKRSERTAKIHESVRQVFEASDTIYGPQKIAHELQQHEELETACRNTVASAMKEMGLKSRVRKRFTPTTTKADPSKQQAPNVLDRDFDAERPNQKWVTDITYLPTLAGWVYVAVVVDLFSRKVVGWSMSHSLATPLVSDALRQAIESRQPRTGELLHHSDRGCQYTSESYQRTLQTLGIECSMSRRGNCYDNAVAERFFWSLKHEWTKHYEYADLESARLSVFKYIDVFYNRQRLHQSLGYKTPEAFEAEYAPAVAA; encoded by the coding sequence ATGAAGTACGCCTGGATTAGCGAGCACCGCGACTCCTTTCCGGTGGCCCTGATGTGCCAGCTCCTTCAGGTCAGTCGATCGGGCTACTACGACTCGGTCGACCGTCCGCGAAGTAAACGCTCCGAGCGGACGGCCAAGATTCACGAGTCCGTACGGCAGGTCTTCGAGGCAAGCGACACGATCTATGGTCCCCAGAAGATCGCTCACGAACTCCAGCAACACGAGGAGTTGGAGACGGCCTGTCGTAACACGGTGGCTTCTGCGATGAAAGAAATGGGCCTGAAAAGCCGAGTCCGTAAGCGGTTCACGCCGACGACGACCAAGGCGGATCCGTCCAAACAGCAAGCGCCGAACGTCTTGGATCGGGACTTCGATGCGGAGCGTCCGAACCAGAAATGGGTGACCGACATCACGTACTTGCCGACGCTGGCTGGTTGGGTGTACGTGGCGGTCGTCGTTGATCTGTTTAGCCGCAAGGTGGTAGGTTGGTCGATGAGTCATTCGCTGGCCACCCCGCTGGTGAGCGATGCGTTACGTCAAGCCATCGAGTCACGACAACCACGTACTGGCGAACTGCTGCATCACAGTGATCGCGGTTGTCAGTACACGAGTGAGAGCTATCAACGGACCTTGCAGACACTTGGCATCGAGTGTTCGATGAGCCGCCGGGGCAACTGCTACGACAACGCGGTTGCCGAGAGGTTCTTCTGGAGTCTGAAACATGAGTGGACGAAGCACTATGAGTACGCCGACCTTGAGTCAGCACGCCTGAGCGTGTTCAAGTACATTGACGTGTTCTATAATCGCCAGCGACTCCACCAGTCGCTCGGTTATAAAACCCCCGAAGCATTCGAAGCCGAATACGCCCCGGCCGTAGCGGCGTAA